The following proteins come from a genomic window of Canis lupus dingo isolate Sandy chromosome 20, ASM325472v2, whole genome shotgun sequence:
- the SPCS1 gene encoding signal peptidase complex subunit 1: protein MLEHLSSLPTQMDYKGQKLAEQMFQGIILFSAIVGFIYGYVAEQFGWTVYIVMAGFAFSCLLTLPPWPIYRRHPLKWLPVQDSGSEDKKPGERKIKRHAKNN from the exons ATGCTGGAGCATCTGAGCTCGCTCCCCACGCAGATG GATTACAAGGGCCAGAAGCTAGCTGAACAGATGTTTCAgggaattattcttttttccgCA ATAGTTGGATTTATCTACGGGTACGTGGCCGAACAGTTTGGGTGGACTGTCTATATAGTTATGGCCGGATTTGCTTTTTCGTGTTTG TTGACACTTCCTCCATGGCCCATTTATCGCCGGCATCCCCTCAAGTGGTTACCTGTCCAAGACTCAGGTTCAGAAGACAAGAAAccgggagaaagaaaaattaagaggcATGCTAAAAATAACTAA
- the GLT8D1 gene encoding glycosyltransferase 8 domain-containing protein 1, with the protein MSFRKVNIIILVLAVALFLLVLHHNFLGLSSLLRNEVSDSGIVGFQPIDFVPNVPRQAVDGREEEIPVIIAASEDRLGGAIAAINSIQHNTRSNVMFYIVTLNGTADHLRSWLSSSTLKNIRYKIVNFDTKLLEGKVKEDPNQGESIKPLTFARFYLPVLVPSAKKAIYMDDDVIVQGDILALYNTPLKPGHAAAFSEDCDSASTKVVIRGAGNQYNYIGYLDYKKERIRKLSMKASTCSFNPGVFVANLTEWKKQNITNQLEKWMKLNVEEGLYSRTLAGSTTTPPLLIVFYQQHSTIDPMWNVRHLGSSAGKRYSPQFVKAAKLLHWNGHFKPWGRTASYSEIWEKWYIPDPTGKFSLIRRHMEISNIK; encoded by the exons atgtcCTTCCGTAAAG TAAACATCATCATCCTGGTCCTGGCTGTTGCTCTCTTCTTACTGGTTTTGCACCATAACTTCCTGGGCCTGAGCAGTTTGCTAAGGAATGAGGTTTCAG ATTCAGGAATTGTGGGGTTTCAGCCTATAGACTTTGTCCCAAATGTTCCCCGACAAGCTGTAGACgggagagaagaggagattcCTGTGATCATTGCTGCATCTGAAGATAGGCTTGGAGGGGCCATTGCAGCTATAAACAGCATTCAGCACAATACTCGCTCCAATGTGATGTTCTACATTGTTACACTCAATGGTACAGCAGATCATCTTCG ATCCTGGCTCAGCAGCAGTACCTTGAAAAACATCAGATACAAAATTGTGAATTTTGACACTAAACTTTTGGAAGGCAAAGTAAAGGAGGATCCCAACCAGGGAGAATCCATAAAACCA tTAACCTTTGCAAGGTTCTACTTGCCAGTTCTGGTTCCCAGTGCAAAGAAGGCCATATATATGGATGATGATGTAATTGTGCAAG GGGATATTCTTGCACTTTATAATACACCACTGAAACCAGGACATGCAGCTGCATTTTCAGAAGATTGTGATTCAGCCTCTACAAAAGTTGTCATCCGTGGAGCAGGGAATCAG TACAATTACATTGGCTATCTTGACTATAAGAAGGAAAGAATTCGTAAACTTTCCATGAAAGCCAGCACCTGCTCATTTAATCCTGGAGTTTTTGTTGCAAACTTAACAGAATGGAAAAAACAGAATATAACTAACCAGCTGGAAAAATGGATGAAACTCAATGTAGA AGAGGGACTGTATAGCAGAACATTGGCTGGCAGCACCACAACACCTCCTCTGCTGATCGTATTTTATCAACAACACTCTACAATCGACCCCATGTGGAATGTCCGCCACCTTg GTTCCAGTGCTGGAAAACGATATTCACCCCAGTTTGTAAAGGCTGCCAAGTTACTCCACTGGAATGGTCACTTTAAGCCATGGGGAAGAACTGCTTCCTATTCTGAGATCTGGGAAAAATGGTATATTCCAGACCCAACAGGCAAATTCAGCTTGATCCGAAGACATATGGAgatctcaaatataaaataa
- the GNL3 gene encoding guanine nucleotide-binding protein-like 3, translating into MKRPKLKKASKRMTCHKRYKIQKKVREHHRKLRKEAKKQGRKKPRKDPGVPNSAPFKEALLREAELRKQRLEELKEQQKLDRQKEQEKKRKLETNPGVKPSNLEPVKEESGQCKAKDKPKSGKQNPKKLYCQELKKVIEASDVVLEVLDARDPLGCRCPQAEEAVVQSGQKKLVLVLNKSDLVPKENLESWLSYLKKELPTVVFRASTNLKDKGKIIKHLKVRKRTPFRNEVCVGKEGLWKLLRSFQETCGKAIQVGVIGFPNVGKSSIINSLKQEQICNVGVSMGLTRYMQVVTLDKQITVVDSPSFIVSPVNSASALALRSPASIEVLKPVEAASAILSQADARQVVLKFTVPDFKNPLDFFTSLAQRRGLHQKGGSPNLEGAAKLIWSEWTGASLGYYCHPPTSWTPPPHFSEAIMRDMKQGLNLEELEKNNAHSIHIIRGPRLASSILFQSSGLTNGIIEEKDIPEELPKQKEKKQEEGEDCDDLDSDQDGVEESASVRKEFRDVQGRKRPGRHHLRNLKQVGHLGWRDLLTKQHDGSAPPYISDKMAEEEDDAYDFSTDYV; encoded by the exons ATGAAGCGACCGA AGTTAAAGAAAGCAAGTAAACGCATGACCTGCCATAAAAggtataaaatccaaaaaaag gtTCGAGAGCACCATCGAAAATTGAGGAAGGAGGCCAAAAAGCAAGGTCGCAAAAAGCCTAGAAAAGACCCAGGAGTTCCAAACAGTGCTCCCTTTAAAGAGGCTCTTCTTCGGGAAGCTGAGCTAAGGAAACAGCGA CTTGAAGAACTAAAAGAGCAGCAGAAACTTGAcaggcagaaggaacaggaaaagaaaagaaaacttgaaactAACCCTGGTGTTAAGCCATCTAACTTGGAACCTGTGAAGGAG GAATCTGGGCAGTGCAAAGCTAAGGACAAACCCAAGTCAGGCAAACAGAATCCAAAGAAGTTGTATTGTCAGGAACTTAAAAAG GTGATTGAAGCCTCAGATGTTGTGCTGGAGGTGTTGGATGCCAGAGATCCTCTTGGTTGCAGGTGTCCCCAGGCAGAAGAAGCCGTTGTCCAGAGTGGACAGAAGAAGCTGGTACTTGTATTAAATAAATCAG ATTTGGTACCAAAGGAGAATTTAGAAAGCTGGCTAAGTTATTTGAAGAAGGAATTACCAACAGTGGTGTTCAGAGCCTCAACAAATTTGAAGGACAAGGGCAAGATAATCAAG cACTTGAAGGTCAGGAAGAGAACTCCCTTCAGAAATGAAGTCTGTGTTGGGAAAGAAGGCCTTTGGAAGCTTCTTAGAAGTTTTCAGGAGACTTGTGGCAAAGCCATTCAGGTGGGAGTAATTG GTTTCCCAAATGTGGGGAAAAGCAGCATCATCAACAGCTTAAAACAGGAACAGATATGTAATGTTGGTGTATCCATGGGGCTTACAAG GTACATGCAGGTTGTCACCCTGGACAAACAAATCACAGTTGTAGACAGTCCAAGTTTCATTGTGTCTCCAGTTAACTCTGCCAGTGCACTTGCTCTGAGAAGTCCAGCAAGTATTGAAGTGTTGAAACCAGTGGAGGCTGCTAGTGCCATCTTGTCCCAGGCTGATGCTCGACAG gtagTACTGAAATTTACTGTTCCAGACTTTAAGAATCCTCTGGACTTTTTTACATCACTTGCTCAGAGAAGAGGACTGCACCAAAAAGGTGGAAGCCCAAATTTAGAAGGTGCTGCCAAACTGATATGGTCAGAGTGGACAGG TGCCTCCTTAGGTTACTACTGTCATCCCCCTACATCCTGGACTCCTCCTCCACATTTTAGTGAGGCCATAATGAGAGACATGAAACAGGGCCTTAACCTGGAAGAACTGGAAAAGAACAATGCACACAGCATACACA TCATCAGGGGCCCTCGTTTAGCCAGTAGCATCCTTTTCCAGTCTTCGGGTCTGACAAATGGAATAATAGAGGAAAAGGACATACCAGAAGAACTgccaaaacagaaagagaaaaaacaggaggagggggaggactgTGATGATCTTGACAGCGACCAGGATGGTGTTGAAGAATCAGCTAGTGTAA GAAAAGAGTTCAGAGATGTCCAGGGCAGGAAGAGGCCTGGGAGGCACCACCtgaggaatctcaagcaggtggGGCATCTTGGGTGGAGGGATTTACTAACAAAGCAACATG ATGGGTCAGCACCACCTTACATCTCAGATAAAATGGCTGAAGAGGAAGATGATGCTTATGACTTCAGTACAGACTATGTATAA